The following coding sequences lie in one Colias croceus chromosome 1, ilColCroc2.1 genomic window:
- the LOC123705774 gene encoding protein patched, giving the protein MVAPDSEATSNPRIAAAQESPSAAEARHSADLYIRTSWVDAALALSELEKGNIEGGRTSLWIRAWLQEQLFILGCFLQGDAGKVLFVAILVLSTFCVGLKSAQIHTRVDQLWVQEGGRLEAELKYTAQALGEADSSTHQLIIQTAKEPDVSLLHPGALLEHLKVVHAATRVTIHMYDIEWRLKDLCYSPSIPDFEGYHHIESIIDNVIPCAIITPLDCFWEGSKLLGPDYPIFVPHLKHKLQWTHLNPLEVIEEVKKLKFQFPLSTMEAYMKRAGITSAYMKKPCLDPTDPHCPATAPNKKSGHIPDVAAELSHGCYGFAAAYMHWPEQLIVGGATRNSTSALRSARALQTVVQLMGEREMYEYWADHYKVHQIGWNQEKAAAVLDAWQRKFSAEVKKITTSGHVSAAYSFYPFSTSTLNDILGKFSEVSLRNIVLGYMFMLIYVAVTLIQWRDPIRSQAGVGIAGVLLLSITIAAGLGFCALLGIPFNASSTQIVPFLALGLGVQDMFLLTHTYVEQAGDVPREERTGLVLKKSGLSVLLASLCNVMAFLAAALLPIPAFRVFCLQAAILLLFTLGSMLLVFPAMISLDLRRRSAARADLLCCLLPESPLPRKRLPERSKSRSRRNEKNRIDTTRQPLDPEVSEEVKTCCLSISLTKWTRNHYAPFIMRPSVKVTSMLALIALILASVWGTTKVKDGLDLTDIVPENTDEHEFLSRQEKYFGFYNMYAVTQGDFEYPTNQRLLYEYHEQFVRIPNIIKNDNGGLPKFWLTLFREWLLDLQVAFDKEVASGCITQEYWCKNASDEGILAYKLMVQTGHVDNPIDKSLISSGHRLVDKEGIINPKAFYNYLSAWATNDALAYGASQGNLKPQPQRWIHSPEDVHLEIKKSSPLIYTQLPFYLSGLSDTDSIKALIMSVRELCLKYEAKGLPNFPSGIPFLFWEQYLYLRTSLLLALVCALAAVFVCVMIAVLNAWAALLVTVSLGALVLQLVGAMSLLGVKLSAMPAVLLVLAVGRGVHFTLHLCLGFVTSIGCKRRRASLALESVLAPVVHGAVAAALAASMLAASDFGFVARLFLRLLLAMVVLGLIDGLLFFPIILSILGPAAEVRPLEHPERLSTPSPKCSPVHPRKSSSNSSSGDKSSRTKSAPRPCAPSLTTITEEPSSWHSSAHSVQSSMQSIVVQPEVVVETTTYNGSDSASGRSTPTSKTSHAGAITTKVTATANIKVEVVTPSDRKSRRSYHYYDRRRDRDDDRDRDRDRDRDRDRDRDRDRDRERERDRDRDRDRSRDRDRRDRYRDEREHRASPRENGRDSGHESDSSRH; this is encoded by the exons ggAAACATCGAAGGCGGCAGAACATCACTGTGGATACGGGCGTGGTTGCAGGAGCAACTATTTATATTGGGGTGTTTTCTACAAGGCGACGCGGGGAAAGTACTATTCGTCGCTATATTAGTCCTCTCCACGTTCTGTGTCGGCCTGAAGTCCGCACAAATACACACGCGGGTCGACCAACTCTGGGTTCAAG AGGGTGGACGGCTTGAAGCAGAATTGAAATATACAGCGCAAGCGCTGGGTGAAGCTGATTCATCGACACACCAACTCATTATACAAACCGCCAAAGAACCGGACGTTTCGTTGTTACATCCCGGAGCATTACTGGAGCACCTAAAG GTGGTACACGCAGCGACTCGGGTCACAATTCACATGTATGATATCGAATGGCGGCTCAAGGACCTCTGCTACAGCCCCAGCATACCAGACTTCGAAGGGTACCACCACATCGAGTCAATCATAGACAACGTCATACCCTGCGCTATTATAACTCCCCTCGATTGCTTCTGGGAAGGCTCCAAATTGCTGGGTCCCGATTATCCCATATTTGTACC TCATCTGAAACACAAGCTACAATGGACGCACTTAAACCCTCTAGAAGTAATCGAAGAAGTCAAGAAGCTCAAGTTCCAATTCCCGCTCAGCACGATGGAGGCGTACATGAAGCGGGCTGGCATCACGTCCGCCTACATGAAGAAGCCGTGCCTGGACCCCACCGACCCGCACTGTCCTGCCACGGCGCCCAACAAGAAGTCTGGACAC ATTCCAGATGTAGCTGCCGAACTATCCCACGGGTGCTACGGTTTCGCAGCGGCGTACATGCACTGGCCGGAACAGCTGATAGTCGGAGGTGCCACCAGAAACTCCACCTCAGCCTTACGGAGTGCCCGAGCCTTACAGACTGTAGTtcaattgatgggagagagaGAAATGTACGAATATTGGGCAGACCACTACAAAGTACATCAAATAGGCTGGAATCAAGAGAAGGCTGCCGCTGTTCTAGACGCGTGGCAGAGGAAGTTTTCTGCT GAagtcaaaaaaatcacaacaTCAGGACATGTCTCGGCGGCGTATAGTTTTTATCCATTTTCCACTTCAACACTGAACGACATTCTCGGCAAGTTCTCCGAAGTTTCTCTAAGGAATATTGTCTTAGGATATATGTTTATG ttAATTTATGTCGCTGTAACGTTAATACAATGGAGAGACCCGATCCGCTCTCAAGCGGGTGTCGGTATTGCTGGCGTCCTACTGCTTTCTATCACTATTGCAGCAGGCTTAGGCTTTTGCGCTTTGTTag GTATACCATTCAATGCTTCGAGTACGCAAATAGTGCCTTTCTTAGCGTTAGGATTAGGCGTTCAAGACATGTTCCTTCTCACTCACACGTACGTGGAGCAAGCGGGAGATGTGCCGCGGGAAGAGCGCACGGGGCTGGTCCTAAAGAAAAGCGGACTTAGCGTGCTGTTAGCGTCGCTTTGTAATGTAATGGCGTTTTTGGCAGCGGCTTTGTTGCCAATACCGGCGTTCCGAGTATTTTGTTTACAG GCGGCTATACTACTACTTTTCACATTGGGCTCAATGCTCTTGGTGTTCCCTGCGATGATTTCACTTGACCTACGAAGAAGATCAGCTGCCAGAGCGGATCTCTTGTGTTGTTTATTACCTGAAAGTCCACTGCCAAGAAAGAGACTGCCAGAAAGATCGAAAAGTAGGAGTAGAAGAAATGAAAAG AACAGGATAGATACAACCAGACAACCATTAGATCCAGAAGTATCGGAAGAAGTCAAAACGTGTTGCCTCAGTATTTCTCTAACGAAGTGGACTAGGAACCATTATGCTCCGTTCATTATGAGACCTTCTGTTAAG gTGACATCAATGTTAGCATTAATAGCCCTGATACTAGCAAGTGTATGGGGAACTACAAAAGTAAAGGATGGATTAGATCTCACCGATATTGTCCCTGAAAATACTGATGAACACGAATTCCTATCTAGACAAGAGAAATACTTCGGTTTTTACAACATGTACGCCGTGACGCAGGGAGATTTCGAATACCCCACCAATCAGAGATTACTATACGAATACCACGAACAATTCGTTAGAATACCAAACATTATAAAGAATGATAACGGTGGTCTTCCGAAATTCTGGCTAACTCTATTTCGAGAATGGCTCCTGGATTTACAAGTTGCTTTTGACAAGGAAGTCGCGAGTGGCTGTATAACTCAAGAATACTGGTGTAAAAATGCAAGCGACGAAGGGATATTGGCATATAAACTTATGGTTCAGACGGGCCATGTAGATAATCCTATAGACAAATCCTTGATAAGCTCCGGACATCGATTGGTGGATAAAGAAGGCATTATAAACCCGAAagcattttataattacttatcAGCTTGGGCAACAAATGACGCATTGGCATACGGCGCTTCACAGGGAAATTTAAAACCCCAACCACAAAGATGGATACATTCGCCTGAAGATGTTCATTTGGAAATTAAGAAATCGTCCCCATTGATTTATACACAGTTACCATTTTATTTGTCTGGTCTGAGTGATACTGATAGTATTAAGGCATTGATAATGTCGGTACGAGAGTTGTGTTTGAAGTACGAAGCGAAGGGATTGCCGAACTTTCCATCCGGGATACCATTTTTATTCTGGGAGCAGTATTTGTATTTGAGAACGTCGCTATTACTGGCTCTCGTTTGCGCTCTTGCTGCTGTTTTTGTG TGCGTAATGATCGCCGTGCTGAACGCGTGGGCGGCGCTGCTGGTGACGGTGTCGCTGGGCGCGCTGGTGCTGCAGCTGGTGGGCGCGATGTCGCTGCTCGGCGTCAAGCTGTCCGCCATGCCCGCCGTGCTGCTCGTGCTGGCCGTCGGCCGCGGGGTGCACTTCACGCTGCACCTGTGTCTG GGTTTCGTGACATCGATTGGTTGTAAGCGGCGTCGTGCAAGTCTAGCGCTGGAGAGTGTACTGGCGCCAGTAGTGCACGGTGCTGTGGCCGCAGCACTGGCCGCGTCAATGCTAGCCGCTAGTGACTTCGGCTTTGTGGCAAGATTGTTCCTGAGGCTACTGCTGGCTATGGTCGTACTGGGATTGATCGATGGACTTCTGTTCTTCCCGATTATCCTGTCGATATTGGGACCAGCTGCTGAG GTGAGACCGCTTGAGCATCCAGAACGTCTCTCCACTCCGTCACCTAAATGTTCTCCAGTACATCCACGCAAATCGAGTTCCAACTCGAGTAGTGGGGATAAATCCAGCAGAACTAAATCAGCACCTCGTCCCTGTGCACCGTCCCTTACCACCATCACTGAAGAACCGTCTAGTTGGCATAGTTCCGCTCATTCTGTACAATCTTCTATGCAATCTATAGTTGTTCAACCAGAAGTGGTGGTGGAAACTACGACGTACAATGGAAGTGATTCAGCGTCCGGAAGATCAACGCCTACCTCGAAGACTTCGCACGCTGGAGCTATAACTACAAAG gtAACCGCGACAGCCAACATAAAAGTTGAAGTTGTGACGCCTAGCGACAGAAAGTCACGGAGATCGTACCACTATTACGATCGCCGTAGAGATCGAGATGACGACCGTGACAGAGATCGCGATCGGGATCGGGACCGTGATAGAGACAGGGATAGGGACCGGGACCGTGAGAGGGAGAGGGACAGAGATAGAGATAGGGATCGTTCTCGTGATAGGGATAGGAGGGACCGGTACAGAGACGAGAGGGAACATCGTGCGTCGCCGAGAGAGAATGGAAGAGATTCTGGACATGAAAGTGATTCGTCTCGACATTGA